The following proteins are co-located in the Pseudomonadota bacterium genome:
- a CDS encoding tetratricopeptide repeat protein, with amino-acid sequence MDRFSAHIDRSWDLISRGENTPALLAARKALELDRKNPEVHNLIGYIHALDGEFDEALESYRRAIDLDEWYLDPILNAAELLAHPDADPEEAIRLCRRASEMELSSDEQADAALIEIEALFNSGRDAEVRERLDAIADVDALPPAYLAAIGRAYYDVGDLERARGNAEAALGVDGELVDAWYCVGLVAREEGRRVDAVCAFLRVRALDLELPRLPWGASCPEETAAAVAEAIAGLPEEQRRLVEGVEVRVAPYPDEAQIRGEVDPRQIVLAEGVDATRRSYERLWVFSLNLERTAEPTGMREELRRAIAYEIGEPCREP; translated from the coding sequence ATGGACAGGTTCTCCGCACACATCGATCGCAGCTGGGATCTGATCTCCCGGGGCGAGAACACCCCGGCGCTCCTGGCCGCGCGCAAGGCGCTCGAGCTCGATCGCAAGAACCCGGAGGTGCACAACCTCATCGGCTACATCCACGCGCTCGACGGCGAGTTCGACGAGGCGCTGGAGAGCTACAGGCGCGCGATCGACCTCGACGAGTGGTACCTCGATCCGATCCTGAACGCGGCCGAGCTGCTCGCGCACCCAGACGCGGATCCGGAGGAGGCGATCCGCCTCTGCCGCCGCGCGTCCGAGATGGAGCTCTCGAGCGACGAGCAGGCGGACGCCGCGCTCATCGAGATCGAGGCCCTGTTCAACTCGGGGCGCGACGCCGAGGTGCGCGAGAGGCTCGACGCGATCGCCGACGTCGACGCGCTCCCGCCGGCCTACCTCGCGGCGATCGGCCGCGCGTACTACGACGTCGGCGACCTCGAGCGGGCGCGCGGAAACGCCGAGGCCGCGCTCGGCGTCGACGGGGAGCTCGTCGACGCGTGGTACTGCGTGGGGCTCGTCGCGCGGGAGGAGGGGCGCCGCGTCGACGCGGTTTGCGCGTTCCTGAGGGTGCGCGCGCTGGATCTCGAGCTGCCGCGCCTGCCGTGGGGCGCGTCGTGCCCGGAGGAGACCGCCGCGGCCGTCGCGGAGGCGATCGCGGGGCTCCCGGAGGAGCAGCGGCGGCTCGTCGAGGGTGTCGAGGTCCGTGTCGCGCCCTACCCGGACGAGGCGCAGATCCGGGGCGAGGTCGATCCGCGGCAGATCGTCCTGGCGGAGGGCGTCGACGCGACGCGCAGATCGTACGAGCGCCTCTGGGTGTTCTCCTTGAACCTGGAGCGCACGGCGGAGCCGACCGGGATGCGGGAGGAGCTCAGGCGCGCGATCGCCTACGAGATCGGCGAGCCGTGCAGGGAACCGTGA